DNA from Paraburkholderia sp. ZP32-5:
TGCTCAGCACATACACTTCAGCCGTGAAGTGCGTGTGCGGATTGATCGTGCCCGGCTTCGCCAGAACCTGACCACGCTCGACGTCTTCACGCTTCGTGCCGCGCAGCAGGATACCAACGTTGTCGCCTGCCTGACCCTGGTCGAGCAGCTTGCGGAACATTTCCACGCCCGTGCAGGTCGTCTTCACCGTCGGCTTGATACCGACGATTTCGATTTCTTCGCCGACCTTCACAATGCCGCGCTCGACGCGACCCGTCACCACCGTGCCGCGACCCGAGATCGAGAACACGTCTTCCACCGGCATCAGGAACGCACCGTCAATCGCGCGCTCCGGCGTCGGGATGTACGTGTCCAGTGCGTCGGCCAGGTTCATGATCGCCACTTCGCCCAGCTCGCCCTTGTCGCCTTCCAGCGCCAGCTTGGCCGAACCCTTGATGATCGGCGTGTCGTCGCCCGGGAAGTCGTACTTCGACAGAAGTTCGCGAACTTCCATCTCGACCAGCTCCAGCAGTTCAGCGTCGTCCACCATGTCGCACTTGTTCAGGAACACGATGATGTACGGAACGCCAACCTGACGCGCCAGCAGGATGTGCTCACGCGTTTGCGGCATCGGGCCGTCTGCAGCCGAACACACCAGGATCGCGCCGTCCATCTGCGCTGCGCCTGTGATCATGTTCTTCACATAGTCAGCGTGGCCCGGGCAGTCGACGTGTGCGTAGTGGCGGTTCGCCGTTTCATACTCGACGTGCGCGGTGTTGATGGTAATGCCGCGCGCCTTTTCTTCCGGCGCCGCGTCGATCTGGTCGTATGCCTTTGCTTCGCCGCCAAACTTCTGCGTCAGAACCGTCGTGATCGCTGCCGTCAGCGTGGTCTTGCCGTGGTCAACGTGACCGATCGTGCCCACGTTCACGTGCGGCTTGGTCCGCTCAAACTTACCCTTGGCCATTTTCGACTCCTAAGAGGATTTTCCGTACGTTGCGCCGGGCGCAAACAATCACTGAATACTTCTGGTGCCCATGGGCAGGATCGAACTGCCGACCTCTCCCTTACCAAGGGAGTGCTCTACCACTGAGCCACATGGGCACTGCTTCTAACTACTGGAGCGGGTGAAGGGAATCGAACCCTCGTCGTAAGCTTGGAAGGCTTCTGCTCTACCATTGAGCTACACCCGCGAGGGCCATAGATTCCCAACATCTACTACAACTTGCATTCTGGTGGAGGAGGTTGGATTCGAACCAACGTAGGCGTAAGCCAACAGATTTACAGTCTGCCCCCTTTAGCCACTCGGGCACCCCTCCGCAGAGAACTGATGATTATGAGCGAACAACAATCATTTGTCAACACCTGCCTGATCGCTTTAAACCCAATGCTCTCACTTATATGTAAAGGTTACTGAACGCGTAAACGCAGAAACCCCACCGCTGGGGGTGGGGTTTCTGACATGAGGGGAGCCTGACGATTACCTACTTTCACACGGGCAATCCGCACTATCATCGGCGTGGAGTCGTTTCACGGTCCTGTTCGGGATGGGAAGGGGTGGGACCGACTCGCTATGGTCATCAGGCATGACGGGTTGCTGCGTCGCTGGGGGTTGGAGTCAACCGGTGAGCGCCACAGCCAATCGGGAAGAAGCGTAAAGGATTCGTGTGTGAATCGTGTTGGGGGGTTGTGTTGGTTCTGGCACAACACTGATCACTCAACCGTGTGTCCTGTCACCTCCTGTGGAGGTTCGCATCCCCTTCGGGGATCGGACACCCGTAAGTGCTGAAGCACTAACGGTTGTCGAGACACACCTGTTATAGGATCAAGCCTTACGGGCAATTAGTATCAGTTAGCTCAGTACATTACTGTACGTGCACACCTGACCTATCAACGTCCTGGTCTTGAACGACCCTTCAAGGGGCTCGAAGCCCCGGGGATATCTCATCTCAAGGCGAGTTTCCCGCTTAGATGCTTTCAGCGGTTATCTCTTCCGAACATAGCTACCCGGCGATGCCACTGGCGTGACAACCGGTACACCAGAGGTTCGTCCACTCCGGTCCTCTCGTACTAGGAGCAGGTCCCTTCAAATATCCAGCGCCCACGGCAGATAGGGACCAAACTGTCTCACGACGTTTTAAACCCAGCTCACGTACCTCTTTAAATGGCGAACAGCCATACCCTTGGGACCGGCTACAGCCCCAGGATGAGATGAGCCGACATCGAGGTGCCAAACACCGCCGTCGATATGAACTCTTGGGCGGTATCAGCCTGTTATCCCCAGAGTACCTTTTATCCGTTGAGCGATGGCCCTTCCATACAGAACCACCGGATCACTATGACCTGCTTTCGCACCTGTTCGACTTGTCAGTCTCACAGTCAAGCACGCTTATGCCATTGCACTATCAGCACGATTTCCGACCGTACCTAGCGTACCTTCGTACTCCTCCGTTACACTTTGGGAGGAGACCGCCCCAGTCAAACTGCCTACCATGCACTGTCCCCGATCCGGATTACGGACCAAGGTTAGAACCTCAAACAGATCAGGGTGGTATTTCAAGGACGGCTCCACTGAGACTAGCGTCCCAGCTTCAAAGCCTCCCACCTATCCTACACAGACCGGTTCAAAGTCCAATGCAAAGCTACAGTAAAGGTTCATGGGGTCTTTCCGTCTAGCCGCGGGGAGATTGCATCATCACAAACACTTCAACTTCGCTGAGTCTCGGGAGGAGACAGTGTGGCCATCGTTACGCCATTCGTGCAGGTCGGAACTTACCCGACAAGGAATTTCGCTACCTTAGGACCGTTATAGTTACGGCCGCCGTTTACCGGGACTTCAATCAGGAGCTTGCACCCCATCATTTAATCTTCCGGCACCGGGCAGGCGTCACACCCTATACGTCCACTTTCGTGTTTGCAGAGTGCTGTGTTTTTATTAAACAGTCGCAGCCACCAGTTTATTGCAACCCTTTCACCCTTCTGGCGCAGGCCAGTCAAGCTACAAGGGCGTACCTTATCCCGAAGTTACGGTACCAATTTGCCGAGTTCCTTCTCCCGAGTTCTCTCAAGCGCCTTAGAATACTCATCTCGCCCACCTGTGTCGGTTTGCGGTACGGTCACTGTGAAACTGAAGCTTAGAGGCTTTTCCTGGAACCCCTTCCAGTTGCTTCGCGACCTAAGTCGCTCGCGCCACACCCTTGAATCCTGCGCCCGGATTTGCCAAAGCGCCTTCTCCAATGCAGCGACCGGGACTTCCAACACCCGGACAACCTTCCGCGATCCGTCCCCCCATCGCATTTCACAATGGTGCAGAAATATTAATCTGCTTCCCATCAGCTACGCATTTCTGCCTCGCCTTAGGGGCCGACTCACCCTACGCCGATGAACGTTGCGTAGGAAACCTTGGGCTTACGGCGAGGGGGCCTTTCACCCCCTTTATCGCTACTCATGTCAGCATTCGCACTTCCGATACCTCCAGCACACTTTCCAGTGCACCTTCGCAGGCTTACGGAACGCTCTCCTACCATGCATATAAATATGCATCCGCAGCTTCGGTATATGACTTAGCCCCGTTACATCTTCCGCGCAGGACGACTCGATCAGTGAGCTATTACGCTTTCTTTAAAGGATGGCTGCTTCTAAGCCAACCTCCTGACTGTTTTAGCCTTCCCACTTCGTTTCCCACTTAGTCATATTTGGGGACCTTAGCTGGCGGTCTGGGTTGTTTCCCTCTTGACACCGGACGTTAGCACCCGATGTCTGTCTCCCGTGATTGCACTCTTCGGTATTCGGAGTTTGCTATGGCGTAGTAATCCGCAATGGACCCCACAACCATGACAGTGCTCTACCCCCGAAGGTGATACACGAGGCACTACCTAAATAGTTTTCGGAGAGAACCAGCTATTTCCAGGTTTGTTTAGCCTTTCACCCCTATCCACAGCTCATCCCCTAACTTTTCAACGTTAGTGGGTTCGGTCCTCCAGCACGTGTTACCGTGCCTTCAACCTGGCCATGGATAGATCACCTGGTTTCGGGTCTACACCCAGCGACTGGACGCCCTGTTCGGACTCGCTTTCGCTACGCCTGCCCTAATCGGTTAAGCTTGCCACTGAATGTAAGTCGCTGACCCATTATACAAAAGGTACGCCGTCACCCCTTGCGAGGCTCCGACTGTTTGTATGCATGCGGTTTCAGGATCTGTTTCACTCCCCTCCCGGGGTTCTTTTCGCCTTTCCCTCACGGTACTGGTTCACTATCGGTCGATCACGAGTATTTAGCCTTGGAGGATGGTCCCCCCATCTTCAGACAGGATTTCACGTGTCCCGCCCTACTTGTCGTACACCCAGTTCTTTCCCGCTGTTTTCGTCTACAGGGCTATCACCTGCTATGGCCGCACTTTCCAGAGCGTTCGACTAACAATGAGAATAAAGAGTACAGGCTGATCCCATTTCGCTCGCCACTACTTTGGGAATCTCGGTTGATTTCTTTTCCTGCGGTTACTTAGATGTTTCAGTTCACCGCGTTCGCTTCACGTAGCCTATGTATTCAGCTACGGATACCTCATAAGAGGTGGGTTTCCCCATTCGGACATCTCCGGATCAATGCTCGTTTGCCAGCTCCCCGGAGCTTTTCGCAGGCTACCGCGTCCTTCATCGCCTGTGATCGCCAAGGCATCCACCACATGCACTTGTTCGCTTGACCCTATAACGGGTATGTCTCATCTCGAGACGCACTCGCTACAGGTTGAGTATTCGTGTTGCGCCGTATTCCAAAGCGATCTTTCGATCACTTAAAAATACATCGATACAATCACAACCCTGATTCACCTACTCACGCACCCATCTCTAAGTACGCTTTCGTGAATCTCTTTACTACTTCTTCCTGATTGTTAAAGAACGACAGCCGATTATGAGTTGCCTCATATCGCTCTGACTGGCTCAATCGCCAATGCGAAGTACTCAGCATCGCTTCATGCTGAACCCTTGGCATTGAGGATTGGTGGAGGATGACGGGATCGAACCGACGACCCCCTGCTTGCAAAGCAGGTGCTCTCCCAGCTGAGCTAATCCCCCAGTCATGCAACAGACAGATACCTCATCCGTTCAGCCCCAGCGGGTCTTCAGCCAGCACCACAGACAGGCACTGGTGGGTCTGGATGGATTCGAACCATCGACCCCCGCCTTATCAAGACGGTGCTCTAACCGACTGAGCTACAGACCCCTGAGTCTGTCTGATCTTCTTCTAACTACAGCCGATAAGCGTGAGCGCTTCGATGTCAGAACACGCGGGCTCTGGAAAGGAGGTGATCCAGCCGCACCTTCCGATACGGCTACCTTGTTACGACTTCACCCCAGTCATGAATCCTACCGTGGTGACCGTCCTCCTTGCGGTTAGACTAGCCACTTCTGGTAAAACCCACTCCCATGGTGTGACGGGCGGTGTGTACAAGACCCGGGAACGTATTCACCGCGGCATGCTGATCCGCGATTACTAGCGATTCCAGCTTCACGCACTCGAGTTGCAGAGTGCGATCCGGACTACGATCGGTTTTCTGGGATTGGCTCCACCTCGCGGCTTGGCAACCCTCTGTTCCGACCATTGTATGACGTGTGAAGCCCTACCCATAAGGGCCATGAGGACTTGACGTCATCCCCACCTTCCTCCGGTTTGTCACCGGCAGTCTCCCTGGAGTGCTCTTGCGTAGCAACTAGGGACAAGGGTTGCGCTCGTTGCGGGACTTAACCCAACATCTCACGACACGAGCTGACGACAGCCATGCAGCACCTGTGTTACGGCTCCCTTTCGGGCACATCCACCTCTCAGCGGACTTCCGTACATGTCAAGGGTAGGTAAGGTTTTTCGCGTTGCATCGAATTAATCCACATCATCCACCGCTTGTGCGGGTCCCCGTCAATTCCTTTGAGTTTTAATCTTGCGACCGTACTCCCCAGGCGGTCAACTTCACGCGTTAGCTACGTTACCAAGCCAATGAAGGCCCGACAACCAGTTGACATCGTTTAGGGCGTGGACTACCAGGGTATCTAATCCTGTTTGCTCCCCACGCTTTCGTGCATGAGCGTCAGTATTGGCCCAGGGGGCTGCCTTCGCCATCGGTATTCCTCCACATCTCTACGCATTTCACTGCTACACGTGGAATTCTACCCCCCTCTGCCATACTCAAGCCCGCCAGTCACAAATGCAGTTCCCAGGTTAAGCCCGGGGATTTCACATCTGTCTTAACGA
Protein-coding regions in this window:
- the tuf gene encoding elongation factor Tu; amino-acid sequence: MAKGKFERTKPHVNVGTIGHVDHGKTTLTAAITTVLTQKFGGEAKAYDQIDAAPEEKARGITINTAHVEYETANRHYAHVDCPGHADYVKNMITGAAQMDGAILVCSAADGPMPQTREHILLARQVGVPYIIVFLNKCDMVDDAELLELVEMEVRELLSKYDFPGDDTPIIKGSAKLALEGDKGELGEVAIMNLADALDTYIPTPERAIDGAFLMPVEDVFSISGRGTVVTGRVERGIVKVGEEIEIVGIKPTVKTTCTGVEMFRKLLDQGQAGDNVGILLRGTKREDVERGQVLAKPGTINPHTHFTAEVYVLSKDEGGRHTPFFNNYRPQFYFRTTDVTGSIELPKDKEMVMPGDNVSITVKLINPIAMEEGLRFAIREGGRTVGAGVVAKIIE